In Fundidesulfovibrio soli, a single genomic region encodes these proteins:
- a CDS encoding outer membrane homotrimeric porin, which yields MKRLGLLGLCFALLLGLASQSEAATEVRMVGDARVHANVWSHIDYTGWNANGTRTGDPTTIWERFRLRTDFIANEGLKFRLGIRVQNRIWGNDTFTVDNPTTALDVYQCFLQFKWPGTNVEFTVGLQDFDLPMSNPMLASSPVLGGTRVAAAAVAIPVNEAFMVKGGFARLLDTNKDFDPTTTQVADEFDAYFLTLPITLQGFAATPWAMIGVAGRDAGYFTVGTGSMRNSAESLASNLFSAGIYLAPRNFSNVQNPYFWVGTSMSVTALDPFKFYADVIYGAGNVNDRSKNRRSGLFFDVAAEYTGLDVVTPQVTFWYATGEDSSTTNGSERMPSIVQNWGPSNSFLFDCTQQMVNGHMALNPTGSWGFAVSLNKVSFIKDFTHRLTFTFAQGTNSPRALRNANLLAGTGNYVQLGRDLATTENLLAINFDNEYKIYENLSAVVETGWAHGNFDKSVWGRRFVNAANGGDAWKVAFGVTYRF from the coding sequence ATGAAACGTCTTGGGCTATTGGGTCTGTGTTTCGCGCTTCTGCTCGGGCTTGCGAGCCAGAGCGAGGCTGCCACGGAAGTGAGGATGGTGGGCGACGCCCGTGTGCATGCCAACGTCTGGTCGCACATCGATTACACCGGCTGGAACGCCAACGGCACCCGGACCGGCGACCCCACCACAATCTGGGAGCGCTTTCGTCTGCGCACCGACTTCATCGCCAACGAGGGCCTGAAGTTCCGCTTGGGCATCCGCGTCCAGAACAGGATCTGGGGTAACGACACATTCACTGTGGACAACCCGACCACCGCCCTCGACGTGTATCAGTGCTTCCTGCAGTTCAAGTGGCCCGGCACCAACGTTGAGTTCACCGTCGGCCTGCAGGATTTCGACCTGCCCATGTCCAACCCCATGCTGGCTTCCAGCCCCGTGCTCGGCGGCACCCGCGTCGCCGCTGCCGCCGTGGCCATCCCCGTGAACGAGGCCTTCATGGTCAAGGGCGGGTTCGCCAGGCTGCTGGACACCAACAAGGACTTCGACCCCACCACCACGCAGGTTGCCGACGAGTTCGACGCCTACTTCCTGACCTTGCCCATCACCCTGCAGGGCTTCGCCGCTACTCCCTGGGCCATGATCGGCGTGGCCGGCCGCGACGCTGGCTACTTCACCGTCGGCACCGGCTCCATGCGCAATTCGGCCGAGTCCCTGGCCTCGAACCTGTTCTCGGCCGGCATCTATCTGGCCCCCAGGAACTTCAGCAACGTCCAGAATCCTTATTTCTGGGTGGGCACCTCCATGAGCGTTACGGCGCTTGACCCCTTCAAGTTCTACGCCGACGTGATCTACGGTGCGGGCAACGTCAACGATCGCAGCAAGAACCGCCGCAGCGGACTGTTCTTCGACGTGGCCGCCGAATACACCGGTCTGGATGTCGTTACCCCCCAGGTGACCTTCTGGTACGCCACCGGCGAGGACTCTTCCACCACCAACGGTTCCGAGCGTATGCCCTCCATCGTGCAGAACTGGGGCCCAAGCAACTCGTTCCTGTTCGACTGCACCCAGCAGATGGTGAACGGGCACATGGCCCTCAACCCCACCGGTTCCTGGGGCTTCGCCGTCAGCCTGAACAAGGTGAGCTTCATCAAGGACTTCACCCACAGGCTGACCTTCACCTTCGCCCAGGGTACCAACTCCCCGCGCGCTCTGCGCAACGCCAACCTGCTGGCCGGAACCGGCAACTACGTGCAGCTTGGCAGGGACTTGGCCACTACTGAAAATCTCCTCGCTATTAACTTCGATAACGAGTACAAAATCTATGAGAACCTCTCTGCAGTCGTCGAAACCGGCTGGGCTCACGGCAATTTCGACAAGTCCGTGTGGGGCCGCAGGTTTGTGAACGCAGCCAATGGCGGAGACGCCTGGAAGGTCGCCTTCGGTGTGACGTACAGATTCTAA
- the moaC gene encoding cyclic pyranopterin monophosphate synthase MoaC codes for MGGPDGFTHLDEKGQARMVDVGGKAVTARVAVAEAVVRLSPETFARLTSRDIPKGDALATARIAGILAAKNTASLIPLCHPLGLDSVDVRFHLDDTRHVVRVEAEARVTARTGVEMEAMTAASVAALTIYDMCKAVQKDIVIDSVRLLYKSGGKSGEFRASAGAETATP; via the coding sequence ATGGGCGGTCCGGACGGCTTCACCCATCTGGACGAAAAGGGCCAGGCCCGCATGGTGGACGTGGGCGGCAAGGCCGTCACCGCCCGCGTGGCCGTGGCTGAAGCCGTGGTGCGTCTCTCCCCTGAAACCTTCGCCCGGCTGACCAGCAGGGACATTCCCAAAGGCGACGCCTTGGCCACTGCCAGGATCGCCGGGATCCTCGCCGCCAAGAACACCGCAAGCCTCATCCCGTTGTGCCACCCGTTGGGGCTGGACTCCGTCGATGTGCGCTTCCATCTGGACGACACCCGTCACGTCGTGCGTGTGGAGGCCGAAGCCCGGGTTACCGCCCGCACCGGGGTCGAGATGGAGGCTATGACGGCCGCCAGCGTCGCGGCCCTTACCATCTACGACATGTGCAAGGCGGTTCAGAAGGATATCGTCATCGATTCCGTCCGGCTGCTCTACAAGTCCGGCGGCAAGAGCGGTGAGTTCCGCGCTTCTGCCGGGGCGGAGACAGCCACCCCCTGA
- the dnaJ gene encoding molecular chaperone DnaJ: MSKADYYDVLGVSREATEDEIKKAYRQLAFKYHPDRNPGDPESEAKFKEAAEAYEVLRDPQKRARFDRFGHQGLGDTGFGGFSNAEDIFSTFSDIFGEFFGFAGAGARGRGPRPQPGSDLRYDLRVSFRDAAKGTEVNLKIPKHVPCPDCEGTGAAPGTKPETCRQCGGMGQVHQSQGFFRIAVACPVCRGEGTVVASPCPRCKGRALLQDVRELKVRIPAGVDDGSRLRLRGEGEPGMHGGPPGDLYVVVYVEEDKTFRRQGQDLVVTLDIGMVQASLGDKIKVPTLEGEETMDIPKGTQSGEVFSLRGMGLPHPGRNQRGDLLVEVIVHTPKNLSKKQEELLREFLELENGKPLNKVKDFFKKAKDKAMGS, translated from the coding sequence ATGTCCAAGGCTGATTATTACGACGTTCTGGGTGTCTCCCGGGAAGCGACCGAGGATGAGATAAAGAAAGCCTACCGCCAGTTGGCTTTCAAATACCATCCCGACCGCAATCCTGGCGATCCCGAGTCTGAAGCGAAGTTCAAGGAAGCGGCCGAGGCCTACGAAGTGCTGCGCGACCCGCAAAAGCGCGCCCGCTTCGACCGTTTCGGCCATCAGGGCCTGGGTGACACCGGGTTCGGCGGCTTCTCCAACGCCGAGGACATCTTCAGCACTTTCTCGGACATCTTCGGGGAATTCTTCGGCTTCGCTGGCGCCGGCGCGCGCGGTCGCGGCCCCAGGCCCCAGCCCGGCAGCGACCTGCGCTACGACCTGCGTGTCTCCTTCCGGGACGCGGCCAAGGGGACCGAAGTCAACCTCAAGATTCCCAAGCACGTCCCCTGTCCGGATTGCGAAGGCACCGGCGCCGCTCCCGGCACCAAGCCGGAAACCTGCCGCCAGTGCGGGGGCATGGGGCAGGTGCACCAGTCCCAGGGCTTCTTCCGCATCGCTGTGGCCTGCCCGGTCTGCCGGGGCGAGGGCACGGTCGTCGCCAGCCCCTGCCCGCGCTGCAAGGGCAGGGCGCTCCTGCAGGACGTGCGCGAACTCAAGGTGCGCATCCCCGCCGGGGTGGACGACGGATCGCGCCTGAGGCTGCGCGGCGAGGGCGAGCCCGGCATGCACGGCGGCCCCCCGGGCGACCTCTACGTGGTCGTCTACGTGGAAGAGGACAAGACCTTCCGCCGCCAAGGCCAGGATCTCGTCGTTACGCTGGATATAGGCATGGTTCAGGCCTCCTTGGGCGACAAGATCAAGGTGCCCACGCTCGAAGGCGAGGAAACCATGGACATCCCCAAGGGCACCCAGTCCGGCGAGGTGTTCTCCCTTCGCGGCATGGGCCTGCCGCACCCCGGGCGCAATCAGCGCGGCGACCTCCTGGTGGAGGTGATCGTGCATACGCCCAAGAACCTCTCCAAGAAGCAGGAAGAGCTGCTGCGCGAGTTCCTGGAACTGGAGAACGGCAAACCCCTGAACAAAGTCAAGGATTTCTTCAAGAAAGCCAAAGACAAGGCCATGGGTTCCTGA
- the rpoZ gene encoding DNA-directed RNA polymerase subunit omega: MARITVEDCLEKINNRFMIVQMAIKRVKQYREGYDPLVECNNKEIVTSLREIAGEKVLPAESIEEAGIYVPEQKQ; the protein is encoded by the coding sequence ATGGCTCGCATCACTGTTGAAGACTGCCTGGAAAAGATCAACAACCGCTTCATGATCGTGCAGATGGCCATCAAGCGCGTCAAGCAGTACCGCGAAGGCTACGACCCCCTGGTCGAATGCAACAACAAGGAAATCGTCACCTCGCTGCGCGAGATCGCCGGCGAGAAAGTGCTCCCGGCCGAGTCCATCGAGGAGGCCGGGATCTACGTTCCCGAGCAGAAGCAGTAA
- a CDS encoding OPT/YSL family transporter, whose product MYDDKELKEYRDLLETPSHFEEGFNWKTIAGAIFIGFLMMPGSMYLNLVIGAGIGPAARWVTIILFAEVAKRAYSDLKQQEVFLLYYMAGAAMHSPFQGLLWSQYLVQSDAAKMLGLTEFIPSWVAPGLGSDSLSARTFFHKDWLMPVLLLIGSQLVQRVDHFGLGYALYRITSDVEKLPFPMAPVGALGTMALAETTEERKTGWKWRVFSIGGVIGILFGGIYVLFPVLSGLIFTEPVRLIPIPWIDLTRHTEDVMPAVATGLQLDLGLVFTGMVLPFWAVIGGLIGQIITFVANPILYEHGILHRWHKGMGTVDTVFANNFDFYLSFGLGLGLAIGVIGVWQVVKSFRKGPGGVNYRDVFKSHPGRGDINFWVSIAIYLASTAAYVLLCLLLVPDFPWIFFVLYGFIYTPVISYITARMEGIAGQFVSLPLVREASFIAGAKFFGYHGIEIWYAPIPIHNYGKATVDFREIELTGTSLRGIIKAEIVVFPVVMIASLLFSQFIWQLAPIPSASYPYAQELWHLQALNSLLMQTATLEGNSLFFQALNGGYLGAGLGLGLVTYAVLNLFGLPVLLVYGVVRGLGQHIPHGLILEVIGAFLGRYYFHKKYGKMWRQYAPVLLAGFSCGMGLTGMFAMGCTLILKSLGKMAY is encoded by the coding sequence ATGTATGACGACAAAGAACTGAAAGAATACCGCGATCTTCTGGAAACCCCCAGTCACTTCGAGGAGGGGTTCAACTGGAAGACCATCGCGGGCGCCATCTTCATCGGCTTCCTCATGATGCCGGGGTCCATGTACCTGAACCTCGTGATCGGGGCGGGCATCGGCCCGGCCGCGCGCTGGGTGACGATCATCCTTTTCGCCGAGGTGGCCAAGCGCGCCTACTCCGACCTCAAGCAGCAGGAGGTCTTCCTGCTGTACTACATGGCCGGCGCGGCCATGCACTCGCCTTTCCAGGGACTGCTCTGGAGTCAATACCTGGTGCAGTCCGACGCGGCCAAGATGCTGGGGCTGACCGAGTTCATCCCGTCCTGGGTGGCGCCGGGCCTCGGCTCGGATTCGCTCTCCGCCCGAACGTTCTTCCACAAGGACTGGCTCATGCCGGTCCTGCTGCTGATCGGCTCCCAGCTGGTGCAGCGGGTGGACCACTTCGGCCTTGGCTACGCCCTGTACCGCATCACTTCCGACGTGGAGAAGCTGCCCTTCCCCATGGCCCCGGTGGGTGCGCTCGGCACCATGGCGCTGGCCGAGACCACCGAGGAGCGAAAGACCGGCTGGAAGTGGAGGGTGTTCTCCATCGGCGGGGTGATCGGCATCCTCTTCGGCGGGATATACGTGCTTTTCCCGGTGCTCTCGGGCCTGATCTTCACGGAGCCGGTGCGCCTGATACCCATCCCCTGGATCGATCTGACGCGCCACACCGAGGACGTGATGCCCGCCGTGGCCACAGGCCTCCAACTGGACCTGGGCCTGGTGTTCACGGGCATGGTCCTGCCGTTCTGGGCCGTCATCGGCGGGCTCATCGGCCAGATCATCACCTTCGTGGCCAACCCCATCCTTTATGAGCACGGCATCCTGCACCGCTGGCACAAGGGCATGGGCACCGTGGACACGGTGTTCGCCAACAACTTCGACTTCTACCTGAGCTTCGGCCTGGGTCTGGGCCTGGCCATCGGCGTCATTGGCGTGTGGCAGGTGGTCAAGAGCTTCCGCAAGGGGCCCGGCGGCGTAAACTACCGGGACGTATTCAAGAGCCACCCCGGGCGCGGCGACATCAACTTCTGGGTCTCCATAGCCATCTACCTGGCCTCCACGGCCGCGTACGTGCTCCTGTGCCTCCTGCTCGTGCCGGACTTCCCCTGGATCTTCTTCGTGCTCTACGGTTTCATCTACACCCCGGTGATCTCCTACATCACGGCCCGCATGGAGGGCATAGCCGGCCAGTTCGTGAGCCTGCCCCTGGTGCGGGAGGCCAGCTTCATAGCGGGGGCCAAGTTCTTCGGCTACCACGGCATCGAGATCTGGTACGCCCCCATACCCATCCACAACTACGGCAAGGCCACCGTGGACTTCCGCGAGATCGAGCTCACCGGCACCAGCCTGCGCGGCATCATCAAGGCGGAGATCGTGGTCTTCCCCGTGGTCATGATCGCCAGCCTGCTGTTCTCGCAGTTTATCTGGCAGCTGGCCCCCATCCCCTCGGCCAGCTACCCCTACGCCCAGGAGCTGTGGCATCTGCAGGCCCTCAATAGCCTGCTCATGCAGACCGCCACCCTGGAGGGCAACTCCCTGTTCTTCCAGGCGCTCAACGGCGGCTACCTGGGGGCGGGGCTTGGCCTGGGGCTTGTGACCTACGCCGTGCTGAACCTGTTCGGGCTGCCCGTGCTGCTGGTGTACGGCGTGGTGCGCGGCCTGGGGCAGCACATTCCCCACGGCCTCATCCTGGAGGTGATCGGAGCCTTCCTGGGCCGGTACTACTTCCACAAGAAATACGGCAAGATGTGGCGTCAGTACGCCCCGGTGCTCCTGGCGGGCTTCTCCTGCGGCATGGGCCTTACGGGCATGTTCGCCATGGGCTGCACGCTGATCCTCAAGAGCCTGGGCAAGATGGCCTATTGA
- a CDS encoding DUF6785 family protein: protein MKSSSIRLRAVAAGLLSGVLLCLATPYNNMYLAATPLGGGHFPLAPFVLLVCMTVFVASLARLTRSKPLFTGAELLTAWMLCVVVSGVAYTGLMRTFLINITALEHFASPGNRWAETLAPLMPQAWAVGDTAAVELLYNGLPGGRGLGWLQVLEAVPWKAWTAPLAAWGSFIALCVLVMVCTVNIFSRQWIVNERMNFPLLRLPYLMEESFQEGRVGRFFSDRFLLLGVAIPVLLHTLNGLSLYLPTVPQVPTVLLAGPYFAKTGLFSGFAKLKLYFIPAYIGFAFLTSRQISLSFWMFFIMGGLLTGALSMVGLQVPQSALGVTFGPTLTLPEETQMIGAYGVFFLFIVWLARHHLLEVLRDAFGRGSSQPKESEWISARTSFWGFALGGAGLTAWCAWFGMPLAQTVILLGIFLVVLVVATRVICQGGLAYFTLTAAPLDGLLAVFGSGFLGGASLLMAAVIQKVQFLDLRESLMPSLVHASKVGENITRKRLYFLGICVVLGVGIVAAFVAMLVLCHKVGMRDMQVEWETASVLRVYEDVQKLLEAPAGRNNWILAFAAVGAAVMLGLVLCFQRFYWWPLHPVGYLTMYSSSMRILWFSFFLGWLCNQVTLRYGGVELFNRVRMFFIGLILGDFLMGGVFAGVGLWMGQSYQVLPS, encoded by the coding sequence ATGAAATCAAGCAGCATCCGTTTGCGCGCCGTGGCCGCGGGCCTTTTGTCCGGGGTCCTGTTGTGCCTGGCCACACCTTACAACAACATGTACTTGGCGGCCACGCCCCTGGGCGGCGGCCACTTCCCGCTGGCCCCCTTCGTCCTGCTGGTGTGCATGACCGTGTTCGTGGCCTCGCTGGCGCGCCTGACCCGCAGCAAGCCCCTGTTCACCGGGGCGGAGCTGCTTACCGCCTGGATGCTCTGCGTGGTGGTCTCCGGCGTTGCCTACACCGGGCTCATGCGCACGTTCCTGATCAACATCACCGCACTGGAGCATTTCGCCAGCCCGGGCAACCGTTGGGCTGAAACCCTCGCCCCGCTCATGCCCCAGGCCTGGGCAGTGGGCGACACCGCCGCCGTGGAACTGCTGTACAACGGCCTGCCCGGGGGCAGGGGGCTTGGCTGGCTTCAGGTGCTCGAAGCCGTGCCCTGGAAGGCCTGGACCGCGCCCCTGGCGGCCTGGGGCAGCTTCATCGCCCTGTGCGTGCTGGTGATGGTCTGCACGGTGAACATCTTCAGCCGCCAGTGGATAGTCAACGAGCGCATGAACTTTCCGCTGCTGCGCCTGCCCTACCTCATGGAGGAATCCTTCCAGGAGGGCAGGGTGGGGCGCTTCTTCTCGGACCGCTTCCTGCTGCTTGGCGTGGCCATCCCTGTGCTATTGCACACCCTCAACGGGCTCTCCCTCTACCTGCCCACCGTGCCGCAGGTGCCCACGGTGCTGCTGGCCGGGCCGTACTTCGCCAAGACGGGCCTGTTCTCCGGGTTCGCCAAGCTCAAACTCTATTTCATCCCGGCCTACATCGGCTTCGCCTTCCTGACTTCGCGCCAGATATCGCTGAGTTTCTGGATGTTCTTCATCATGGGCGGGCTGCTCACCGGCGCCCTCTCCATGGTGGGGCTGCAGGTGCCCCAGTCCGCGCTGGGCGTCACCTTCGGGCCCACGCTGACCCTGCCCGAGGAGACCCAGATGATCGGGGCCTACGGGGTGTTCTTCCTGTTCATCGTCTGGCTGGCCAGGCACCACCTGCTGGAGGTGCTGCGCGACGCCTTCGGCAGGGGCTCCAGCCAGCCCAAGGAGTCCGAATGGATTTCGGCCCGGACCTCCTTCTGGGGCTTCGCCCTGGGCGGGGCGGGGCTTACTGCCTGGTGCGCCTGGTTCGGCATGCCCCTGGCCCAAACGGTGATCCTGCTGGGCATCTTCCTGGTGGTGCTCGTGGTGGCCACCCGGGTCATCTGCCAGGGCGGCCTGGCCTATTTCACCCTCACCGCCGCGCCACTGGACGGCCTTCTGGCCGTGTTCGGCTCAGGATTCTTGGGAGGGGCGAGCCTGCTCATGGCCGCGGTGATCCAGAAGGTCCAGTTCCTTGACCTGCGCGAATCCCTGATGCCCTCGCTGGTGCACGCCTCCAAGGTGGGAGAGAACATCACGCGCAAGCGGCTCTACTTCCTGGGCATCTGCGTCGTTCTCGGCGTCGGCATAGTGGCCGCGTTCGTTGCCATGCTGGTGCTTTGCCACAAGGTGGGCATGCGCGACATGCAGGTTGAGTGGGAGACCGCCTCCGTGCTGCGCGTCTACGAGGACGTGCAGAAACTCCTGGAGGCCCCCGCTGGCCGCAACAACTGGATTCTGGCCTTCGCCGCCGTGGGCGCGGCCGTTATGCTGGGCCTGGTGCTCTGCTTCCAGCGCTTCTACTGGTGGCCGCTGCACCCGGTGGGCTACCTGACCATGTACAGCTCCTCCATGCGCATACTATGGTTCAGCTTTTTCCTGGGCTGGCTGTGCAACCAGGTGACGCTGCGCTACGGCGGGGTGGAGCTTTTCAATCGGGTGCGCATGTTCTTCATCGGCCTCATCCTGGGCGACTTCCTCATGGGCGGCGTGTTCGCAGGGGTGGGACTGTGGATGGGGCAGAGCTACCAGGTGCTGCCGTCATGA